The Meles meles chromosome 12, mMelMel3.1 paternal haplotype, whole genome shotgun sequence genome includes a window with the following:
- the SERPINB5 gene encoding serpin B5, whose product MDALRLANSAFAVDLFKQLCEKEPAGNVLFSPICLSTSLSLAQVGAKGDTADEIGQVLHFENIKDVPFGFQTVTSDVNKLSSFYSLKLIKRLYVDKSLNPSTEFISSTKRPYAKEMETVDFKDKLEETKGQINESIKDLTDGRFENILADSSVSDQTKMLVVNAAYFVGKWMKKFPESETKECPFRINKTDTKPVPMMSMEATFCMGNVDGINCKVIELPFQNKHLSMLILLPKDVEDESTGLEKVEQQLNSETLLQWTNPSTMANAKVKLSIPKFKVEKLVDPKASLENLGLKNIFNENTSDFSGMSETKGVALSNVIHRVCLEITEDGGDSIEVPGSRILQHKDEFNADHPFIYIIRHNKTRNIIFFGKFCSP is encoded by the exons ATGGATGCTCTACGACTGGCAAATTCAGCCTTTGCGGTTGACCTGTTCAAACAACTGTGTGAAAAGGAGCCAGCGGGCAATGTCCTCTTCTCTCCAATCTGTCTCTCCACCTCTCTGTCCCTTGCTCAAGTAGGTGCCAAAGGGGACACGGCAGATGAAATTGGACAG gtccttcattttgaaaatatcaaaGACGTACCCTTTGGATTTCAAACAGTAACATCGGATGTGAACAAACTTAGTTCCTTTTACTCTCTGAAACTAATCAAACGGCTCTACGTAGACAAATCTCTGAACCCCTCTACA GAGTTCATCAGCTCTACCAAGAGACCCTACGCAAAGGAGATGGAAACTGTTGACTTCAAAGATAAATTGGAAGAAACAAAAGGTCAGATCAACGAGTCAATCAAGGATCTCACAGATG GCCGCTTTGAGAACATCTTGGCTGACAGCAGCGTCAGTGACCAGACCAAAATGCTTGTGGTTAATGCTGCCTACTTCGTTGGGAAGTGGATGAAGAAATTTCCTGAATCCGAAACCAAAGAATGCCCGTTCAGAATCAACAAG ACGGACACCAAACCCGTGCCGATGATGAGCATGGAGGCCACGTTCTGTATGGGCAACGTCGACGGTATCAACTGTAAGGTCATAGAGCTTCCCTTTCAAAATAAACACCTCAGCATGCTCATTCTGCTCCCCAAGGATGTGGAGGATGAGTCCACAGGCCTGGagaag GTTGAACAACAACTCAACTCAGAGACGCTCTTGCAGTGGACCAATCCCAGCACCATGGCCAACGCCAAAGTCAAACTCTCCATTCCAAAATTTAAGGTGGAAAAGCTTGTTGATCCCAAAGCTAGTCTTGAAAACCTAGGgctgaaaaatatctttaatgaGAATACATCTGATTTCTCTGGAATGTCAGAGACCAAGGGAGTGGCCCTCTCCAATGTTATTCACAGAGTGTGCTTAGAGATCACGGAGGATGGCGGGGATTCCATAGAGGTGCCTGGATCGCGAATCCTGCAACACAAGGATGAGTTTAATGCCGACCACCCGTTTATTTACATCATCAGGCACAACAAAACGCGAAACATCATTTTCTTTGGCAAGTTCTGTTCTCCTTAA